The Littorina saxatilis isolate snail1 linkage group LG15, US_GU_Lsax_2.0, whole genome shotgun sequence genome contains a region encoding:
- the LOC138948850 gene encoding Golgi-associated plant pathogenesis-related protein 1-like, with amino-acid sequence MTTAEIETFRTDMLAAHNQCRVQHGSPELAECEDLHRSAQSWADTLADTGFLQYNEAAGVGESIVFVDVNGQRPCGQQVTDEWYRESRHYSFNQPRWRKETIHFTQLVWKTTTQMGVGVSRVRGQDRWVIVTHYRPQGNTNMPGDFKKNVQPPT; translated from the exons AAATCGAAACGTTTCGAACAGACATGCTGGCGGCACACAACCAGTGTCGAGTCCAACACGGCTCACCAGAGTTAGCGGAGTGTGAGGATCTCCACAGGAGTGCACAAAGTTGGGCTGACACCTTGGCCGACACAGGGTTCCTGCAGTACAACGAAGCTGCTG GTGTCGGGGAGAGCATTGTGTTCGTGGACGTGAACGGACAGCGGCCGTGTGGTCAGCAGGTGACCGACGAGTGGTACAGAGAGTCCAGACACTACTCCTTCAACCAGCCCAGGTGGAGAAAAG AAACGATACACTTCACACAGCTGGTGTGGAAGACCACTACgcagatgggggtgggggtgtccaGGGTCAGGGGTCAGGATCGCTGGGTCATCGTGACCCACTACAGACCTCAGGGCAACACCAACATGCCAGGGGACTTCAAGAAGAATGTTCAACCGCCCACGTAA